Part of the Candidatus Polarisedimenticolia bacterium genome, CCTCTTTCGTAATCGCGGGCATCGTCGTCCTCCTAGGGTGAGTCCCGTTGCTTTCTGATGTCTGCGTCTTCGTCCCATTCCGGCCGGGATGCCGATCGTCCTTTCCCCGGAGGGGCGATCAGCCGGTCTGCTTGTTCTTGGCGATCTGATCCAATACGGAGGCGAAATCCCTCAGGGGGGAAAGCAGCGCTCTCTGGAACGACGCCAGCGGCGCGGTGAGGAGTCCCGCGAACCGGGCGACGAGCGTTTCGCGGCCCGGAAGGCTCGCCAGATTGCCGAGATCCGCCACGCTCAAGGGCCGGCCCTCCAGAAGGCCCGCCTTGAACTCGAGCGCCGGATTCTCCTTGGCGAACTCGGTGAGCACCTTCACGAGCGCGATCGGCTCCTGGGGATGGTACGTGAGGGCCAGGGGGCCGCGAAGGTGCTGGCGCAGCGGCGCGAGCGGCGTCTCCTCGAGGGCTCTGCCCGCCAGCCGGTTCTTGAGCACCCGGTAGGTCGAGGAGGTCTTGCGGATCCGGGCCCGAAGATCGGTGACCTGATTCACCGTCAGGCCCCGATAGCCGAAGAGGAAGACGCTCTGGACCCCCTGCAGCTCCTGGCGCAGGCTTTCCACGTGCTTCTCTTTCTCAGCGCGGTTCACTTCCACTCTCCTTTCAGCCGCCCCGGATCGACTAGGCCAGGGATTCGAGGCTCGCCGCGTCGAGCGCGACGCTGGGGCCCATGGTGCTGGAAATGTGCACCGACCTCAGGTACTTGCCCTTGGCCGTGTGGGGTTTGGCCCGGAGGACGGCCGCGACGAGCGTCCGGGCGTTCTCCAGCAGCTTCTTCTCCTCGAACGAGGCCTTGCCGAACACGGTGTGAACGATCGAAGTCTTGTCCACCCGGAATTCGACCTTGCCCGCCTTGATCTCCTGGATCGCCTTGGCGACGTCGAACGTGACGGTGCCGACCTTCGGGTTCGGCATGAGTCCTTTCGGGCCGAGGATCTTTCCGAGCTTGCCGACTTCCTTCATGGTGTCCGGGGTGGCCACGACGGCGTC contains:
- the rplJ gene encoding 50S ribosomal protein L10, with translation MNRAEKEKHVESLRQELQGVQSVFLFGYRGLTVNQVTDLRARIRKTSSTYRVLKNRLAGRALEETPLAPLRQHLRGPLALTYHPQEPIALVKVLTEFAKENPALEFKAGLLEGRPLSVADLGNLASLPGRETLVARFAGLLTAPLASFQRALLSPLRDFASVLDQIAKNKQTG
- the rplA gene encoding 50S ribosomal protein L1 — translated: MAKQGKKYRAARKEIETRGYTLEEAIPLVRRVKPSKFDETMEIAFLLGVDPKHADQMVRGTVVLPHGTGKTKRVLAIASGEKIAEAERAGADFAGGLEMVQKIQGGWTDFDAVVATPDTMKEVGKLGKILGPKGLMPNPKVGTVTFDVAKAIQEIKAGKVEFRVDKTSIVHTVFGKASFEEKKLLENARTLVAAVLRAKPHTAKGKYLRSVHISSTMGPSVALDAASLESLA